The Nitrospira sp. CR1.1 genome has a segment encoding these proteins:
- a CDS encoding DUF2252 domain-containing protein encodes MNILQATHEYERWSARQVPVVPADLRVKHTLMTQSAFSFLRATCYRWMQVWPEVCAGLAGAPALRAVADLHVENFGTWRDSEGRLIWGINDFDEACVVPYQSDLVRLVVSARLAGRAEHLAVKLGEACEAVLTGYVEGLRAGGKPFVLSEQHAWLREIATNSLRDPVKFWKKMAALPMVQDTVPHEVTDALEQVMPEAGLAYSLRRRRSGLGSLGRPRFVALAEWRGGKVAREAKRLIAAAGLWAQGQKGSGALLYPSMLEQSVRCRDPFVRMEGQWLLRRLSPYCSRIEVTALPRKRDEGKLLYAMGWETANVHLGDQPHIKAVQRDLAARKSAWLRKAAKAMTKATLADWTHWTEHHAR; translated from the coding sequence ATGAACATTCTCCAGGCGACGCACGAGTATGAGCGATGGTCGGCGCGGCAGGTGCCGGTTGTGCCGGCGGATCTGCGTGTGAAGCATACCCTGATGACGCAGAGCGCGTTCTCTTTTCTCCGGGCTACCTGCTACCGGTGGATGCAGGTTTGGCCGGAAGTCTGTGCCGGTCTGGCCGGGGCGCCGGCGCTGCGGGCGGTCGCCGATCTGCATGTCGAAAATTTCGGCACGTGGCGCGATAGCGAAGGGCGTCTGATTTGGGGCATCAACGATTTCGACGAGGCCTGCGTTGTTCCCTACCAGAGCGACCTGGTGCGCTTGGTCGTGAGCGCCAGGCTTGCCGGTCGGGCTGAGCATCTTGCCGTCAAGTTGGGTGAGGCCTGCGAGGCGGTGCTGACCGGCTACGTCGAAGGCCTGCGGGCAGGCGGGAAGCCGTTTGTGTTGTCGGAACAGCATGCCTGGTTGCGTGAGATCGCGACGAACTCGCTGCGCGATCCGGTGAAATTCTGGAAAAAGATGGCGGCGCTGCCGATGGTCCAAGACACGGTCCCTCACGAGGTGACGGACGCGCTCGAGCAGGTGATGCCGGAGGCGGGTCTCGCCTATAGTCTCAGGCGGCGGCGCTCGGGTCTCGGCAGCCTGGGGCGCCCGCGATTTGTGGCGCTTGCCGAGTGGCGCGGCGGGAAGGTGGCCCGGGAGGCGAAGCGGCTGATCGCTGCTGCCGGTCTCTGGGCTCAAGGGCAGAAGGGGAGCGGCGCGCTGCTGTATCCATCGATGTTGGAGCAGTCCGTGCGTTGCCGCGATCCGTTTGTGCGGATGGAGGGCCAGTGGCTGCTCCGGCGGCTGTCGCCCTACTGCTCCCGGATTGAAGTGACGGCGCTGCCGAGGAAACGGGACGAGGGCAAGTTGCTGTATGCGATGGGCTGGGAGACGGCGAATGTGCATCTCGGGGACCAGCCACACATCAAAGCGGTCCAACGCGACCTGGCTGCGAGGAAATCCGCCTGGCTACGGAAAGCGGCGAAGGCGATGACGAAGGCCACTCTCGCGGATTGGACACACTGGACTGAACATCATGCCAGGTAA
- a CDS encoding nucleotide pyrophosphohydrolase: MLNAEVMAAVLEFRRKRNWEQFHTPKELAAAIAVEASELLEVFQWKSHEEVARLLDSPSRERVTDEIADVVMLLSYLCHDLGLDVNDAVRSKLEKNNAKYPVETSYGNARKYDEGP, from the coding sequence ATGTTGAATGCTGAGGTCATGGCGGCGGTGCTGGAATTTCGGCGGAAGCGCAACTGGGAGCAGTTCCACACACCGAAGGAACTCGCTGCCGCCATTGCAGTCGAGGCGAGCGAACTCCTGGAAGTCTTTCAATGGAAGTCTCACGAGGAAGTGGCGCGGTTGCTCGACAGTCCGTCACGGGAACGTGTCACGGACGAAATCGCCGATGTGGTGATGCTCCTGTCCTATCTCTGCCACGACCTTGGCCTGGATGTGAATGACGCGGTGCGCTCGAAGCTGGAGAAAAACAACGCGAAGTATCCGGTCGAAACGTCATACGGCAATGCTCGCAAGTATGACGAAGGGCCGTGA